TCTTCAGAAACGTTTCTTCCCAGGGCACCCATGGTTTACGCTGTTATATCTGATCCGGGTATTGTGGATAACCCGGATATGACCAGCTATCAGCCGCACGTGCACGGCCGGTGTGATCCGCCCGCGCTTATTCCCCTCCAGATGAACCGGATAGAACTCGAGGCTGATTCTTATTTGGATTCTGTTATTGTTCGCTTTAGCGGATCTTGGAGGGTCCATTGTGTTATGGGCAGCAAGAGCTGTGATTGCCGTATCGCAATCCCTATGGGCGAGCAGGTGTGTGTTTGAATATTTACAAATTTTCTCAAGGTTTTCTGAATATTTATCATTTTCTATTTCAATTCAAATTCATGATTTTTGGGTCATAATTGATTAattggaaaaatatttttctgcaCTTGATTACTCTGTTTCTGGTCTAGATGGGTTTGGCATCTCTAGTTGGTGGAACGAATTTGGAAAATTCTTAAACTATAAAGCCTCAGTCTGGAATTTGAAAAGAGCTAATCAACGGAAAGAAGAGAGACTATTAGCTTTAAAATGCTTCCAAGTACCTATCTCTGATCATTTAGAGCACTCCTCTTCCCCCTTCCACCATAAATGGACCATAAACATTGAGCCCCTGTGCCTGCTTCTCCTTCGTTTGGCCTCATtcattttgtaataaaaatattcaaatcaattcttacaaaatcatgtaagattttaacttttttaaaatgattttttttcaaattaaaagcaATTGAATGATTTCATTCCAAACAAGATAAACGGagttaaaattattatgatAAACGTTGAGGTTTTAGCTGAGGAAAGAGGTAAAGGGTGAATGGGCTTGTTACTTTTTCTCTGTTTGTTAAAGTGTAATAATTTTGCTTTTTACCTTTTGTTCTCAAGCAGTACATTATTTGGCTAACAGGGTTCAATTCTAGGTGTTGAGGTGGAAGTCCCAAGAAAGTCATATTCTACTGAGCTGATTGCAATGGATGACAAGAGATATATGGAAAAGGAATGCCGGCCTGAAAGTGGAGGTTTTTTGAAGCCTTATATATTTATCCTGACAATTCCAAATGTAAGTACTTATTAGTACAGGGCCGACACTGATTTTCACTTATGTGCTCTGATATCTTACCCTGTTATAAAAAgttcatttttaattattttcctcTAAAAcatcttttttttaattgtgtATCTTTCAAGGTTGATGGGGGCTCCACTCTTTCCATAAAGGTTAGTTGGATACAAAAATTGTTATACCGAAATGGCGAGTTCTCATTGATTGTGCCGTTTAGTTTTCCGGATTATGTCACTCCTCCTGTAAAGAAGCTAGCAAAAAAAGAGAAGATACAATTGAATATCAACTCTGGTACTGAAACCGAAATCATGTGCAAGGCGACTAGTCATCCTTTGAAGGTGTATCTTTGACGAAGTTTACTTGACTctgaattttaattatgattatgttaataTCTGAGTCTACTTTTGTTACTTTCCAGCAATTAAAACGTGAAGCAGGGAAGTCGGGTTTCTTGTATGAAGCAGATGTTCTCACTTGGACAGATATTGACTTTGCTGTCTCATATTCTGTAAAATTCTTGTCCTTTTATCTGTCATTTATGCTTATCCAATGTTGCTTCTTGTTCTTGGATGTTAAATGCACAGTTCTACGTTAATGTGCATAGGACTTCTATAGTTCTACCATTTTTTATTTGCTTATTTTACGTCTCTTCAAAGTGGTTAGTTTTATGTTGATGAGCACAGGACTTCTGTAATGCTAGCCATTTTATTTGCTTATTTTAGGTTTCTTCAAGTCATATATATGGTGGTGTGATTTTGCACTCCCCATCTGTGCATGATGTTGACCAAAGAGAGCTGTTCTCTCTCTATCTTTTCCCGGGAGGTAAATCAAGTGGGAAGGTTAGTCTAGTAATGCTTTATCTGACATGTTCTTTTAATTTAACCATCTCTTTGTCGTATCTGTCCTCATCTTCATCAATCTGATAGGCGTTCAGAAAAGAGATAGTGTTTCTTATTGATATAAGTGGAAGCATGGAAGCAAAGCCACTTGAGGGCGCAAAGAACGCATTGATTGGAACCCTGACCAAACTTGATGCAAAAGATTCATTCAATATTTTAGCATTTAATGGAGAGACTTATTCATTTTCTTCATCAATGGAGTTGGCGACTGCAGAAACAGTTGAAAGGGCTGTTGAATGgattaatctaaaatttattgCAGGGGGCGGTACAAATATCCTGCTTCCACTAAATCAGGTAATTTATCCTTCATGGATTTctaatattttctaaatgtaTTCATATTTTGTAGTAAACTCAAATAGGTGATGGGCCAATGCAAAATAGAATAGACGGAAAATGTAAACATCCTGTTACATAGCATCTAGATGGATTGAGTTTCAAACAATTTATATCTTTCTGGTCTTATTCACCATTCACATTCTAAAGAAAATTACTGAGCTTGTTTGACCTTTGGTTAACAGTGCATCCGAGCTGTTGTTTTTTTTGTGGCACTAATTTAGGGTAACTGCATTTTTTAATATGTTGTAAACCCTGATACTATATAGCTTGTTGCATTCACTATCCTTTTCGCAGCAACTTTATGTCGGAAGTCCAGATAACTTCCTCTAATTTTTGAACTTCATGACAAATCAAATTGCATACTATATTCCtctgaaaaagaaaagtaaaagaaTAATCAATTTTGCTTGTTTCATGCTTTAGGCAATGGAGCTAGTATCAAATACTCATGGTTCGTTTCCTGTTATTTATCTCATCACTGATGGAGCTGTTGAAAATGAAAGACAAATTTGTGATGTAATGCAAAGTCATCTTACTAGCAAAGGATCAATATGTCCACGTATATACACTTTTGGCATAGGTAATGACTTCTTCTATATTGTGCTTGGAATGGTGGGATTGGCATCATATGGCCATTTCCCCAAAAAACTCGCTTCCCTACCTCTAtctcttcttttcctcttcCCCCCTTTTGGAGGTGGGAGTTTCAAGGTATGGTGGATACCTTttggattttattttaatgtttcAGCTTGTTCGGAACATGTTGCTATCTCTGCTaggatataattatttttccgAGAATTTCATTATAAGttgtttgtgatttttttttctccttaaaTTTGGCATGATGAAATGTTGTAGGTACATACTGTAATCATTATTTCCTGCGCATGCTTGCAATGATTAGCAGGGGGCAATATGGC
The genomic region above belongs to Manihot esculenta cultivar AM560-2 chromosome 3, M.esculenta_v8, whole genome shotgun sequence and contains:
- the LOC110612166 gene encoding inter alpha-trypsin inhibitor, heavy chain 4 isoform X1; the encoded protein is MAEEFGKSVEDGIKLSKRLYFGKDRAVAPPKPQMSMDKSSETFLPRAPMVYAVISDPGIVDNPDMTSYQPHVHGRCDPPALIPLQMNRIELEADSYLDSVIVRFSGSWRVHCVMGSKSCDCRIAIPMGEQGSILGVEVEVPRKSYSTELIAMDDKRYMEKECRPESGGFLKPYIFILTIPNVDGGSTLSIKVSWIQKLLYRNGEFSLIVPFSFPDYVTPPVKKLAKKEKIQLNINSGTETEIMCKATSHPLKQLKREAGKSGFLYEADVLTWTDIDFAVSYSVSSSHIYGGVILHSPSVHDVDQRELFSLYLFPGGKSSGKAFRKEIVFLIDISGSMEAKPLEGAKNALIGTLTKLDAKDSFNILAFNGETYSFSSSMELATAETVERAVEWINLKFIAGGGTNILLPLNQAMELVSNTHGSFPVIYLITDGAVENERQICDVMQSHLTSKGSICPRIYTFGIGTYCNHYFLRMLAMISRGQYGAAYDVDSVEPQMQKLFAKGLSTILANITIDTLDDLDDVEVYPSRIPDLSSESLLIISGRYRGNFPETLKAKAVLEDLSNFVVDLKIQNAKDMPFDKIFAKQQIDLLTAQAWFSENKRLEDKVVEMSIQTGIVSEYTRLSLLETQKGNQATESPGAHKLPQKNDSSKVDSQGQRRIMLQNFGVGFGNLKATAENIRPGVEEPKLPEAAELIIKAASNCCGRLCDRCCCMCCIQCFSKMNNQCAIALTQLWTALACFGCVECCSQLCCCCGNE
- the LOC110612166 gene encoding inter alpha-trypsin inhibitor, heavy chain 4 isoform X2; amino-acid sequence: MDDKRYMEKECRPESGGFLKPYIFILTIPNVDGGSTLSIKVSWIQKLLYRNGEFSLIVPFSFPDYVTPPVKKLAKKEKIQLNINSGTETEIMCKATSHPLKQLKREAGKSGFLYEADVLTWTDIDFAVSYSVSSSHIYGGVILHSPSVHDVDQRELFSLYLFPGGKSSGKAFRKEIVFLIDISGSMEAKPLEGAKNALIGTLTKLDAKDSFNILAFNGETYSFSSSMELATAETVERAVEWINLKFIAGGGTNILLPLNQAMELVSNTHGSFPVIYLITDGAVENERQICDVMQSHLTSKGSICPRIYTFGIGTYCNHYFLRMLAMISRGQYGAAYDVDSVEPQMQKLFAKGLSTILANITIDTLDDLDDVEVYPSRIPDLSSESLLIISGRYRGNFPETLKAKAVLEDLSNFVVDLKIQNAKDMPFDKIFAKQQIDLLTAQAWFSENKRLEDKVVEMSIQTGIVSEYTRLSLLETQKGNQATESPGAHKLPQKNDSSKVDSQGQRRIMLQNFGVGFGNLKATAENIRPGVEEPKLPEAAELIIKAASNCCGRLCDRCCCMCCIQCFSKMNNQCAIALTQLWTALACFGCVECCSQLCCCCGNE